The following are encoded together in the Dermacoccus nishinomiyaensis genome:
- a CDS encoding Mur ligase family protein, translating into MLRTAAAVLAGKSARIATRLRGGGSALPGLVVEKIDPRFLSQALADLPQGIVVVTGTNGKTTTTKMLVALLRAHGLRVFTNPTGSNFTRGVISSVLGEISLKGGLDADIAVLELDEAHSLHFAKVVKPTHALLLNVARDQLDRFAEIDYTAKLLAQLAEQTTQGVVLNRDDSFVARIAGRLADGVEVSYFGVDETIADRLGELMEQDVRSDDDFVAPLVGPGDGLLKPLDERRFLVTFADRADGSGNVGPMQMRQHGLAAMINATAATSMARRLLGDAFSGETAVTALEAVQPPFGRGEVIDADGTELELVLVKNPAGFTVALSTYGGRPVASMVAINDNYADGRDVSWLYDVNFASLRERGVELTSGVRAYDMALRLAYDGVEVRAVEPDLHAALDRFLAEHADEPKRIFCTYTAMMTLRRTLAERYDLPDFGEDAAE; encoded by the coding sequence GTGTTGAGAACTGCTGCTGCCGTGCTCGCGGGCAAGTCCGCGCGAATCGCGACGAGGCTGCGTGGGGGCGGAAGCGCCCTGCCCGGTCTCGTCGTCGAGAAGATCGATCCGCGTTTCCTCTCCCAGGCGCTCGCGGACCTGCCGCAGGGCATCGTCGTCGTCACCGGCACGAACGGCAAGACGACGACGACGAAGATGCTCGTCGCGCTGCTGCGCGCGCATGGTCTGCGCGTGTTCACGAACCCGACGGGCTCGAACTTCACGCGTGGCGTCATCTCGTCGGTGCTCGGAGAGATCTCCCTCAAGGGTGGTCTCGACGCCGACATCGCGGTGCTCGAGCTGGACGAGGCGCACTCGCTGCACTTCGCGAAGGTCGTCAAGCCCACGCATGCGCTGCTGCTCAACGTCGCACGCGACCAGCTCGACCGATTCGCCGAGATCGACTACACGGCGAAACTGCTCGCACAGCTGGCGGAACAGACCACGCAGGGCGTCGTCCTCAACCGCGACGACTCGTTCGTCGCGCGCATCGCGGGGCGCCTGGCCGATGGCGTCGAGGTGTCGTACTTCGGTGTCGACGAGACGATCGCCGACCGCCTCGGCGAGCTCATGGAGCAGGACGTGCGCAGCGACGACGACTTCGTCGCGCCGCTCGTCGGCCCGGGTGACGGTCTGCTCAAGCCGCTCGACGAACGTCGCTTCCTCGTGACGTTCGCCGACCGTGCCGACGGCAGCGGCAACGTCGGGCCCATGCAGATGCGTCAGCACGGTCTGGCCGCGATGATCAACGCGACCGCGGCGACGTCGATGGCGCGCCGCCTGCTCGGCGACGCGTTCAGCGGTGAGACGGCGGTGACGGCACTCGAAGCCGTGCAGCCGCCGTTCGGGCGCGGAGAGGTGATCGACGCCGACGGCACCGAACTCGAGCTCGTGCTCGTCAAGAACCCGGCCGGATTCACCGTCGCGCTGTCGACGTACGGGGGCCGGCCGGTCGCGAGCATGGTCGCGATCAACGACAACTACGCCGACGGACGCGACGTCTCATGGCTCTACGACGTCAACTTCGCGTCGCTGCGCGAGCGCGGCGTCGAACTGACGAGTGGGGTGCGCGCCTATGACATGGCCTTGCGGCTCGCCTATGACGGCGTCGAGGTGCGCGCGGTCGAACCCGACCTGCACGCCGCTCTTGATCGGTTCCTCGCCGAGCACGCCGACGAACCGAAGCGCATCTTCTGCACGTACACCGCCATGATGACGCTGCGTCGCACGCTCGCCGAGCGCTACGACCTGCCCGACTTCGGAGAGGACGCCGCCGAATGA
- a CDS encoding phosphatase PAP2 family protein — protein sequence MPRDAVRSWGRRFVPAAFMMLLAAVVVGIVAMARDLPGGVSRARDGMHALSGTGRTFETIAACVGWVPRGALVVAVVAVVALPVSLLRRGGAWAVTPPRAASALLVIAGANLSTQAAKLLLARVLTPEVATLPSGHATLALTSAAAVVLLAPPRWRRAALVGAGAWGTLGCLGVIAAYWHALGDVVAAIAVVAAWLGVAHLLLTPRGGGGGPHPFLGDLAIPDESIDAEAAACVGPRTRGERRTPAHPDGATVSRPASGGTLGAWPRPAPHDVLAAAAGAAWVVVTFLGWGTDVNAFGAWWVGAAVLELVAVPLGVTMIVASAARAVREVARTTH from the coding sequence GTGCCGCGCGACGCGGTGCGGTCGTGGGGTCGGCGCTTCGTGCCGGCCGCGTTCATGATGCTGCTCGCAGCCGTCGTGGTCGGAATCGTGGCGATGGCGCGTGATCTCCCGGGCGGGGTCAGCAGGGCCCGGGACGGCATGCACGCGTTGAGTGGTACGGGCCGCACGTTCGAGACGATCGCGGCCTGCGTCGGGTGGGTACCGCGCGGGGCGCTCGTGGTCGCTGTCGTGGCGGTCGTGGCGCTCCCGGTTTCGCTGCTGCGCCGCGGCGGCGCATGGGCCGTGACGCCCCCGCGCGCCGCCTCCGCTCTGCTCGTCATCGCCGGCGCCAATCTGAGCACGCAGGCGGCCAAGTTGCTGCTCGCCCGGGTGCTCACGCCTGAGGTCGCGACGCTGCCCAGTGGGCACGCCACGCTCGCGCTGACGAGCGCTGCCGCCGTCGTCCTCCTCGCGCCCCCGCGATGGCGGCGTGCGGCGCTCGTCGGCGCCGGAGCCTGGGGAACGCTGGGGTGTCTCGGCGTCATTGCGGCGTACTGGCACGCGCTGGGCGACGTCGTCGCCGCGATCGCAGTCGTCGCGGCCTGGCTGGGCGTTGCGCATCTGCTGCTGACGCCTCGAGGCGGTGGGGGTGGGCCGCACCCGTTCTTGGGGGACCTGGCGATCCCTGACGAAAGTATCGATGCTGAGGCAGCCGCCTGCGTCGGCCCCCGGACGCGCGGGGAGCGCCGCACCCCAGCGCACCCCGATGGCGCCACCGTAAGCCGGCCGGCCTCGGGTGGCACGTTGGGTGCCTGGCCCCGCCCGGCGCCCCACGACGTGCTCGCGGCGGCTGCGGGCGCCGCGTGGGTCGTCGTCACGTTCCTCGGGTGGGGCACGGACGTCAACGCTTTCGGTGCGTGGTGGGTGGGCGCGGCTGTGCTCGAACTCGTCGCCGTCCCGCTGGGCGTCACGATGATCGTCGCCTCCGCCGCGCGTGCCGTCCGGGAGGTCGCGCGGACCACGCACTAG
- a CDS encoding phosphatase PAP2 family protein: MSADDLVGATRAGDDAEPAGDIPESVRRLVCSVTTMALVSLTGFLLVLWVFTRTARGQMWGERARLSTGSSARAWAHIVDPLTYITIASTGAFLLAFVVIALVRRRFALAAAAVCVVSVANVTTQLFKAYWPTQPHWWSNSLPSGHSTVAMSIATAALIVAPVGARRWLLPFAGFGVTFVGAGTLVGHWHRPADVIAAFLLTTFLAAIALGVVQRVQHGRHPRDTSYAVRPVLSLAGSIGVGLIFVALGVRPLDHDVSLVLAFVSLVSIAVTAALTLAWISAAADDAVG; encoded by the coding sequence ATGAGCGCCGATGACCTCGTGGGCGCGACACGCGCTGGCGACGACGCCGAGCCGGCCGGCGACATCCCGGAGTCCGTGCGTCGTCTTGTCTGCTCGGTGACGACCATGGCGCTCGTGTCGCTCACCGGGTTCCTTCTGGTGCTGTGGGTGTTCACGCGCACGGCACGCGGCCAGATGTGGGGCGAACGGGCGCGCCTGAGCACCGGCTCCAGCGCGCGAGCCTGGGCGCACATCGTCGACCCCCTGACGTACATCACGATCGCGAGCACGGGCGCGTTCCTGCTCGCGTTCGTCGTGATCGCACTCGTGCGACGCCGTTTCGCTCTCGCGGCGGCGGCCGTCTGCGTCGTCTCTGTGGCGAACGTGACGACGCAGCTGTTCAAGGCCTATTGGCCCACGCAACCGCACTGGTGGTCGAACTCGTTGCCAAGTGGGCACTCGACGGTGGCGATGAGCATCGCCACGGCTGCCCTCATCGTCGCGCCCGTGGGCGCCAGGCGATGGCTGCTGCCGTTCGCCGGCTTCGGGGTGACGTTCGTCGGCGCGGGCACGCTCGTCGGACACTGGCACCGGCCCGCCGACGTCATCGCGGCCTTTCTGCTGACCACGTTCCTCGCCGCGATCGCGCTGGGCGTCGTGCAGCGCGTCCAGCACGGCCGTCATCCGCGCGACACGTCGTACGCGGTGCGACCCGTGCTCAGCCTGGCGGGCAGCATCGGCGTCGGCCTCATCTTCGTCGCGCTCGGGGTGCGTCCGCTCGATCACGACGTCTCGCTCGTCCTGGCGTTCGTCTCCCTGGTGAGCATCGCCGTGACGGCGGCGCTCACGCTGGCGTGGATCAGCGCCGCCGCCGACGACGCCGTCGGCTGA
- the guaA gene encoding glutamine-hydrolyzing GMP synthase produces MTENLQDHPVLVVDFGAQYAQLIARRVRECALYSEVVPHTMSAAEMLAKEPAAIVLSGGPSSVYAEGAPSLDVALLEAGVPVFGICYGFQAMADALGGTVGHTGGREYGNTTATITHTESVLFAGQPAEQNVWMSHGDGVTEAPAGMTVCARTPGAPVAAFEDPARKLFGVQWHPEVLHSAHGQEVLRNFLLKGAGLEATWTAANMAEELVEQVREQIGEGRAICGLSGGVDSSVAAAMVQKAIGDRLTCVFVDHGLLRAGEAEQVKEDFVAATGVDLVVVDASQQFLDALAGQSDPETKRKIIGREFIRVFEQAARDIVGAESSSEHPVEFLVQGTLYPDVVESGGGTGAANIKSHHNVGGLPDDLQFTLVEPLRSLFKDEVRQVGLELGVPEAIVWRQPFPGPGLGIRIIGEVTAERLEILRAADLIAREELTAAGLDRDIWQCPVVLLADVRSVGVQGDGRTYGHPIVLRPVSSEDAMTADWTRLPYDVLAKISNRITNEVADVNRVVLDVTSKPPGTIEWE; encoded by the coding sequence GTGACCGAAAATCTGCAGGATCATCCCGTTCTCGTCGTCGACTTCGGCGCGCAGTACGCGCAGCTGATCGCGCGACGCGTGCGTGAGTGCGCCCTCTACTCCGAGGTCGTGCCGCACACGATGAGTGCCGCCGAGATGCTGGCCAAGGAGCCCGCGGCCATCGTGCTCTCGGGCGGGCCGTCGTCGGTGTACGCCGAGGGGGCGCCGTCGCTCGACGTCGCGCTGCTCGAGGCCGGCGTGCCCGTGTTCGGCATCTGCTACGGCTTCCAGGCGATGGCTGACGCTCTGGGCGGCACCGTCGGCCACACGGGTGGTCGTGAGTACGGCAACACGACGGCGACGATCACGCACACCGAGTCCGTCCTGTTCGCGGGGCAGCCCGCCGAGCAGAACGTGTGGATGTCGCACGGTGACGGCGTCACCGAGGCTCCCGCGGGCATGACGGTGTGTGCCCGCACACCCGGCGCGCCCGTCGCGGCGTTCGAGGATCCGGCGCGCAAGCTGTTCGGCGTCCAGTGGCACCCGGAGGTGTTGCACTCCGCCCATGGCCAGGAGGTGCTTCGTAACTTCCTGCTCAAGGGCGCCGGCCTCGAGGCGACGTGGACGGCCGCCAACATGGCCGAGGAGCTCGTCGAGCAGGTGCGGGAGCAGATCGGTGAGGGCCGCGCGATCTGTGGCCTCTCCGGTGGTGTCGACTCCTCGGTCGCCGCGGCGATGGTGCAGAAGGCGATCGGCGACCGACTGACGTGCGTCTTCGTCGACCACGGCCTGCTGCGCGCCGGTGAGGCCGAGCAGGTCAAGGAGGACTTCGTCGCCGCCACCGGCGTCGACCTCGTCGTCGTCGATGCGTCGCAGCAGTTCCTCGACGCGCTCGCGGGTCAGAGCGACCCGGAGACGAAGCGCAAGATCATCGGTCGCGAGTTCATCCGCGTCTTCGAGCAGGCCGCGCGCGACATCGTCGGCGCTGAGTCGAGCAGCGAGCACCCCGTCGAGTTCCTCGTCCAGGGCACGCTGTACCCCGATGTCGTCGAATCCGGCGGTGGCACGGGCGCGGCCAACATCAAGAGCCACCACAACGTGGGCGGCCTGCCCGACGACCTGCAGTTCACGCTCGTCGAGCCGCTGCGTTCGCTGTTCAAGGACGAGGTGCGTCAGGTCGGTCTCGAGCTCGGTGTGCCCGAGGCGATCGTGTGGCGCCAGCCGTTCCCGGGCCCCGGCCTCGGCATCCGCATCATCGGCGAGGTGACGGCCGAGCGCCTCGAGATCCTGCGCGCTGCCGACCTCATCGCCCGCGAAGAACTGACGGCCGCCGGTCTCGACCGCGACATCTGGCAGTGCCCCGTCGTGTTGCTCGCCGACGTGCGCTCCGTCGGCGTGCAGGGCGACGGCCGTACGTACGGCCACCCCATCGTCCTGCGCCCCGTATCGAGCGAGGACGCGATGACGGCCGACTGGACGCGCCTGCCCTACGACGTGCTCGCCAAGATCTCGAACCGCATCACGAACGAGGTCGCCGACGTCAACCGCGTCGTGCTCGACGTGACGAGCAAGCCGCCGGGCACCATCGAGTGGGAGTGA
- a CDS encoding DUF3817 domain-containing protein, producing MTKPAPTPGRPVVRIDALKARSALKFFKVAAFIVGIGLLVLVLEMVLHYGFDNHALDWWPQPHGLLFLVYVAATANLGFAMRWGIGKMVLVILAGCVPFLSFWVERRISGEVERDLEALPTR from the coding sequence GTGACAAAGCCTGCTCCCACCCCCGGCCGCCCCGTGGTGCGCATCGACGCACTCAAGGCTCGCTCTGCCCTCAAGTTCTTCAAGGTCGCCGCGTTCATCGTCGGTATCGGCCTGCTCGTTCTCGTGCTCGAGATGGTGCTGCACTACGGTTTCGACAACCACGCCCTCGACTGGTGGCCGCAACCGCATGGTCTGCTCTTCCTCGTCTATGTCGCCGCGACGGCGAATCTGGGTTTCGCCATGCGCTGGGGGATCGGCAAGATGGTGCTCGTCATCCTGGCCGGCTGCGTCCCGTTCCTGTCCTTCTGGGTGGAGCGCCGCATCAGCGGTGAGGTCGAGCGCGATCTCGAGGCACTCCCCACCCGCTGA
- a CDS encoding SURF1 family protein, which produces MLRTAMKPRLLRLFVVMLVLTAAFVWLGNWQWQTAHNRANQQVLEESNGRAVEPLDDVLKPQTTFDNGRSLQPIRATGHYDAAKTELVAGRVLDGKNGYWLMTPLVVDMTGARIPVVRGFVTQTTKLPAPTSGTVTIEGALAPGESVSTLGELPEGQIGTIDMGRLLNEWGGKVYNGFVFSTKQAPAAAPQSGTAVVQHIPPPVPKATKVDLRNAAYAWQWWIFAIFAVFMWLRILHEEYLNDRAAAEAAISDGPQATDAPDVRAARSEGDAADDLDQPDDGAARASSAPETLAEQGAMRPATRKETP; this is translated from the coding sequence GTGCTGCGAACCGCGATGAAACCCCGCCTCCTGCGGTTGTTCGTCGTCATGCTCGTTCTGACGGCAGCCTTCGTCTGGTTGGGCAACTGGCAGTGGCAGACGGCCCACAACAGGGCCAACCAGCAGGTCCTCGAGGAGAGCAACGGGCGCGCTGTGGAACCACTCGACGACGTCCTGAAACCGCAGACGACGTTCGACAACGGGCGCTCCTTGCAGCCGATTCGTGCGACCGGCCACTATGACGCCGCGAAGACCGAACTGGTCGCCGGTCGCGTACTCGACGGCAAGAACGGCTACTGGCTCATGACACCGCTCGTCGTCGACATGACGGGCGCGCGCATCCCGGTGGTGCGCGGGTTCGTCACGCAGACGACGAAGCTGCCCGCGCCGACGTCAGGCACGGTGACGATCGAGGGCGCGCTCGCGCCCGGTGAATCGGTCTCTACGCTCGGTGAACTTCCCGAGGGGCAGATCGGCACGATCGACATGGGCCGGCTGCTCAACGAGTGGGGCGGCAAGGTCTACAACGGCTTCGTCTTCTCGACGAAACAGGCGCCGGCCGCGGCGCCGCAGTCGGGAACCGCTGTCGTGCAGCACATTCCGCCGCCGGTGCCGAAGGCCACGAAGGTCGATCTGCGCAACGCGGCCTATGCGTGGCAGTGGTGGATCTTCGCGATCTTCGCCGTCTTCATGTGGCTGCGGATCCTGCATGAGGAATACCTCAACGACCGGGCGGCCGCCGAAGCCGCGATCTCCGACGGGCCGCAGGCAACAGATGCGCCCGACGTGCGCGCCGCACGCAGCGAGGGCGACGCCGCTGACGATCTCGACCAGCCCGACGATGGTGCCGCCCGGGCGTCGTCGGCTCCCGAAACCCTCGCCGAACAGGGCGCGATGCGCCCGGCGACACGAAAGGAAACGCCGTGA